TAATCGTTTCTATTACATTCTCTGCTGTATGTTTCTCAATATTCGATCTGATTGTATCTCTTGGAGAAAAAACATCTATTTATCAGGTTCGTAAGATAGCTTTATTTATCGGAATATTTTCTGTAGTTGTACTTCCATATTTAGATTTCTTGTCAGATTTTTTAATTGAACAAAACAACTTCTTTACACTAATTGGATTAGCAATTGTAATATTTTTAATAGGATATAGACAAAACATAAAAGATAACGAAGATATAAATAACTTACACAGTAATTTTAATAAACAAAAAAATATAATCGAAGAACAAAATAAGTTAATAGAAGAGCAAAATAAGATATTACAAATATATAATGAAAAATCGAATAAAGAAAAATAAGCTAAAGTAGAATATGTATTCAAACAGAAATAAAAAAGCAGACCCTATAAAAATTACATTGCTGTTTTATAGTAGTCTGCTTTTTCTAGTTAATTTAGTTCATATTATATATTTCTAAGATATTTCTTCAGCATTACGGTTAATCATATCAATAATATCCAAAATCCCTTTTGCTTTTGGTAACTGATCTTTAAAGACCACTGTAATGCCACCCAAAGTTGTAAAAGGATCTTGCTGGAGCGCTTGGCGTTCAAGCATTCCGTTTTTCACTACATAATCAATAATTAGCTCAACAAATTTAGTTTGTTGTAAATTCAAGTTCTCTTCTGATAAAAACTTAGAGAATGCTTCGACTGCGGCTTGACGATCTAATCCAACAATTTTACGAACAAGCTTTGTTATTGGCGTATCTCCGAAGTCCTTTTCATACTGTTCTCTTGAACCTAGTTCCGTCCAAAGGATGTGCTCTAAATACTCTACATCTTGTTTCGTTAAGTGCTTGTTGTTGCGGAGCTTGTAAATAGCAAGTGTATCTTCGTGCTGATGCTCTTTTAGATAATGTTCAACCTTTTTTCGATAACTTTGAAGATCATTTACATTTAATATCGACTCATTTTCTGTTACATCTATTACTTCATCTTTAAAATCTGTATAATAAATTTTTTGTTTCGATCTTTCAATGTAACGAATCAAATCACGTAATGCTTCACGTACTTTCTCCAGGTCTGCAATCGATGCTTCTTGCCAAAACTCATTTGTTCGTACTTCATCAATAATTTCTTTTTGCGCCATTACTTGTGGTATCGTACCTAATTTGGAAAGTGCATCAGCTGTATCAACAACACGGCGAATTGGTTTAGTTGCATTGTTAGATTGTAAACTTGCCAATTCAATCGTCAACATTAATAAGTCAAACCTTTTCGCTAATTCATCATCATCAAATGGGGTAATCAAAGGTGACACATACTCTTTTACTTCATTTGTTTTCACTATAGATAGTGCTTGCCAGTTATCTTCATTTTGATATTTATGCACATATTGCAAATATTGACGTACTCGGAAGTTTTCTTCGTTTAAAGCACGTATATCTGCTAATATTTCTTTTAATAACTGTGCGCGGTAATTAGAATAAGGTTCTACTTGATACTGTAAATCTTGCAACTCACGAACAATATCTACTTTTGAGTTAAATAGTTTCTCTGTTAGTGTTTGTGTAATCTTCGCTTCTTCACCTTTTTCATTGGCACGGAAATACTCAAAGTTACGTAAATAATCAAAGATCAAGAAATACTCTTTATCCACTCCCGGTCCAAATAAATCTTTGCAGAGACGTGTACCACGGCCAATCATTTGCCAAAATTTCGTCTTCGAACGAACCTTTTTAAAGAATACTAGATTCACAACCTCTGGCACGTCAATTCCTGTATCAAGCATATCAACAGAAATTGCAATCTGAGGCATTTTATTTTTATCTGAAAAGTCATCAATCCTTGTCTGATAGTGTTCTATACTGTAGTCAATTACTTCAGCAAATTCGCCACCATACTCTGGAAATTTCAAATCAAATCGTTCTTTAATAGCTTCAGCGTGATCGTGGTTTTTTGCAAAAATGATTGTTTTCCCTAATTTGTCTCCACCTTCTACCTTAATGCCGTGCTCCATTACATCCTGCAATACAAGATCAATTGTATTTTTATTAAAAACAAATTGATTGATTGCTGAACTATCAATATCTTTTACATTTGGCTCATCTTCAAAAACATCATCAAACTCTTCTTTTTCTTCTTCAGATAAATCATCATAATGAATTCCATCGTCTAAAATCTTTAATGTCGTCTCCCGGGTACGATAGTCCACTAAATATTTATCTTCTACTGCCTTAGAGAACTCATATGCAAATGTTGGTACATTGTTTTCTAGATCAAAAATCGTATATGTGTTTTTATCTAACTCATCCTTAGGTGTCGCAGTTAGGCCCACTAGCATTCCATCAAAATAATTAAAAATACTCTGGTATTTTTTATAAATGGAGCGATGAGACTCATCAATAATAATTAAATCAAAATGCCCAACTGTAAATAAACGATTACCATCTTTACGTTTCACTTCATCAATTGCATTCATCATCGTTGGATAAGTTGAAAATACCATACGCGCTTCTTCGGGGTTAGATTTGTTCTCTAACAAGTTACAAAGTGATAAATTTGGTAGTAACGTGTTGAAGTTCCGGAATGCTTGTTTTACAAGTGATGTACGGTCAGCAAGAAACAATACATTCTTAATCCAGTGATGATTTGTTAACACATCGACCAAGGAAATTGCAGTACGTGTTTTTCCGCTTCCCGTAGCCATAACAAGCAAAGCTTTACGCCGATTAATACTAAAGGAATCACATACTGCTAAAATTGCTTCTTTTTGATAATATCTTCCTGAAATGTCTTCGTTAATTTCTACATTTATCAAAGGTTTCTTCAATGTTCGTCGGTCAATAATTAACTGCAGTTCATCTTGTGTATAAAAACCAGATGTACGGCGTGCTGCATAATCATCGTGCCAAATATATGTTTCGAAACCATTTGTATAGAAAATTACAGGCCGAAGTCGTTGTGCTTGTTCTATGCAATTCGCATACAGTTTTGCTTGTTGACGACCAACTTTTGCATCTCTTGAAGTACGTTTTGCTTCAACAACAGCCAAAACTTTACCATTTGTCCCTAGCAACACGTAATCAGCAGCTCCTTCTCCAGAACTATTTGGCATTCCTTTCAAAGGATATTCGACTAATACATTTTTCCCAAATTCCCAGCCAGCCAATTTTAAATCTAAATCAATATAGCGCTTACGTGTTTCAAACTCCGTAATGTCATCAACTTGAAATTGGGTTGATTTCTGTTGTATCTGACGATTTGCTGTTAGTTGATTGCGAAGTTCTTCATTTTGATTACGTAAATCCTCTAATGATTTATCTTTCTTACTTAATTCTTCATACAAATTGTGAAGTTCTTCAGGTCGTTCACGCTTATACTCTGCCGTATAAAGAAAGGATTCATTAAACTCTGACGCTGTATAATCATCCGCATAACAATAATCAATCCACGAAATAAATTGATGTAAATTATGCAGTGATAATACAGCCTCATCACGGGTAATCGCCACATTAGTATGTACAGCAGCATTACCCAACTTAACAATATATTTCATCATTGGCAATAATTCTTCATCAAGAATACCTAAAAAATGATGATCGTGTATTAAACTTGATAGATTATCTTGATAAGGAATCTTAACATCATTATCAAACTGATAGACCCATTTAACTGCTAGTTCCAGTGCACGGCGCGATAATATCGCGCACGTCGCCGGACTAATTTGAATTGCCTTCTCTGCTTCATTACAAGCTTTAGAAAAACTATTAAATAACTTTTTATTCTGTAAAAATCCAAAGTTCGACATCACTTCATCTCCTTTGAGATATATTAACAGTATTCTTGTTCTTGGTATAACACACCTTTAAACGCTTTTTGTAATAAGGCATTATATAAAGTTTCTAGGCTTTCAAGTGAATGTTTTAATTTTGCTTTTTTCGAATCGACAATGTCTTTCTTTGTTATAAATTCATTTTGAACAATCTCATTAGGTAGCATTAGTTTTATTTTATTTAACCCATCTCTACTAATTGTGTATTGCCCTGCAGACGTTTTAATGTTTTTTTGAATTTCTGAAATCCCCAGATTACTATTTAATAAATAAGATAAATACGCTACATTAACATTTGCTACTTTAACTCTAATTATATGGTCATTGAAATATACAGGCTCTCTATAACCTTTAAATACAGCACTTCTTCCTACATATCTTGGATTTCCGTTTACACGAACTACTAATAAATCATTATTATCTAATTGATAAGTTGATAGTTCTCTTTCTGTTAAATCAATGCGATTAATAGTATTAAAATTCACTATGTTATTTCTTACATTTTTCAATTTCAGCACAGGTTGTCCCTCTTCATCGTTACCTCTTCTTGACATTCCATTTTGAGTGCTTATTATTAGATCATTTAGTGCCAAAGACTTCAATTCTGTTTTTAATGTATCATAAAAATATGCATTAATTAACTCATCTAATGCTGAGATTTGTGATTGTCTCAATAATATCAATTTGTTTATTCGATTTAAAAGAGAATAGATACTTTTTTGTTTTTCTATTGATAGAAGAGGGACATTTAAGTTCTCTAAAGCTGCTCTAGAAATATGAGGGATAGTTGCCCCCGTAGACGTCTTTTGAAAATAATCAAATTTAGATTGTAGATACAAAGCTAAAAAAGGCTCATATATTTTCGAATCAGTGATTGAAATTTTTGCTAAGGTACTTCCAATTGCCCCCTCTAAATTAAAACCTACCGTCCCTGCATTTGCTCCATCCCAAGCTATGATTAGATCTCTCTTTTCAACATATACATAGCTAGAGTTTGGTAAGCAATATTTAACATTATTGTTATTTCGCAAATCATCAATTTGAATGTATCTTACGCTACCTTCAGTAATTTCTTTAGATTCGGTTATCTTTTTCCCCTTTTTTATTTCACATATTTCTTTTAATTTGACATATTCCATAAAATCACCCTTCACTAATTAGAGATTTCAATTCATTTAATCCAATAACAATTTCATCCTCTAATTCCTGAATGTAGTCAATAATCTCGCCCGGTGACGAATATTCCAGTTCTTCATACTCAATTTCTTTATATTTATTAATTGACAAGTCATACCCTTGCTCACGAATTTCATCAACTGGTACAAAGAAGGATTGTTCTGTACGTTTACGTTCTTTTTCTTTATCTAAGTTACTAAAACGAACTATTATATCGTCTATATCGTTTGCTTCAATCTTCATTCGTTTATCATCTAACGAATACCCATCCGCTTTCATATCATAAAACCATACATTATCAGTGCCACCAGTACCTGTTTTAGTGAAAATCATAATACCAGTGGATACCCCAGCATACGGTTTGAATACACCACTTGGCATTGATATAATTCCTTCTAGTTTATTATTCTCAATGATTTCTTTACGAATCGCTTTGTGAGCATTAGAGCTGCCGAATAGGACACCATCTGGCACAATAACCGCTGCACGTCCACCTGGCTTTAAAATACGTAAAAATAAGGATATGAAAAGTAACTCTGTTTTTTTGGTTTTTGCTACTTTTAATAAGTCATTAGATACTGA
This genomic window from Pradoshia eiseniae contains:
- a CDS encoding DEAD/DEAH box helicase family protein → MSNFGFLQNKKLFNSFSKACNEAEKAIQISPATCAILSRRALELAVKWVYQFDNDVKIPYQDNLSSLIHDHHFLGILDEELLPMMKYIVKLGNAAVHTNVAITRDEAVLSLHNLHQFISWIDYCYADDYTASEFNESFLYTAEYKRERPEELHNLYEELSKKDKSLEDLRNQNEELRNQLTANRQIQQKSTQFQVDDITEFETRKRYIDLDLKLAGWEFGKNVLVEYPLKGMPNSSGEGAADYVLLGTNGKVLAVVEAKRTSRDAKVGRQQAKLYANCIEQAQRLRPVIFYTNGFETYIWHDDYAARRTSGFYTQDELQLIIDRRTLKKPLINVEINEDISGRYYQKEAILAVCDSFSINRRKALLVMATGSGKTRTAISLVDVLTNHHWIKNVLFLADRTSLVKQAFRNFNTLLPNLSLCNLLENKSNPEEARMVFSTYPTMMNAIDEVKRKDGNRLFTVGHFDLIIIDESHRSIYKKYQSIFNYFDGMLVGLTATPKDELDKNTYTIFDLENNVPTFAYEFSKAVEDKYLVDYRTRETTLKILDDGIHYDDLSEEEKEEFDDVFEDEPNVKDIDSSAINQFVFNKNTIDLVLQDVMEHGIKVEGGDKLGKTIIFAKNHDHAEAIKERFDLKFPEYGGEFAEVIDYSIEHYQTRIDDFSDKNKMPQIAISVDMLDTGIDVPEVVNLVFFKKVRSKTKFWQMIGRGTRLCKDLFGPGVDKEYFLIFDYLRNFEYFRANEKGEEAKITQTLTEKLFNSKVDIVRELQDLQYQVEPYSNYRAQLLKEILADIRALNEENFRVRQYLQYVHKYQNEDNWQALSIVKTNEVKEYVSPLITPFDDDELAKRFDLLMLTIELASLQSNNATKPIRRVVDTADALSKLGTIPQVMAQKEIIDEVRTNEFWQEASIADLEKVREALRDLIRYIERSKQKIYYTDFKDEVIDVTENESILNVNDLQSYRKKVEHYLKEHQHEDTLAIYKLRNNKHLTKQDVEYLEHILWTELGSREQYEKDFGDTPITKLVRKIVGLDRQAAVEAFSKFLSEENLNLQQTKFVELIIDYVVKNGMLERQALQQDPFTTLGGITVVFKDQLPKAKGILDIIDMINRNAEEIS
- a CDS encoding restriction endonuclease subunit S; translated protein: MEYVKLKEICEIKKGKKITESKEITEGSVRYIQIDDLRNNNNVKYCLPNSSYVYVEKRDLIIAWDGANAGTVGFNLEGAIGSTLAKISITDSKIYEPFLALYLQSKFDYFQKTSTGATIPHISRAALENLNVPLLSIEKQKSIYSLLNRINKLILLRQSQISALDELINAYFYDTLKTELKSLALNDLIISTQNGMSRRGNDEEGQPVLKLKNVRNNIVNFNTINRIDLTERELSTYQLDNNDLLVVRVNGNPRYVGRSAVFKGYREPVYFNDHIIRVKVANVNVAYLSYLLNSNLGISEIQKNIKTSAGQYTISRDGLNKIKLMLPNEIVQNEFITKKDIVDSKKAKLKHSLESLETLYNALLQKAFKGVLYQEQEYC